The DNA region AGGACGAATCCAAAGTAAACATGCAGCTACTATGAAATAAAGACTGTTATTCCTACTTAAGagaaaaaataatacatctgGAATTTGATTCATTCGATTTGTATGCATATTAAGAATATTTATCTACACTTAGAGCCAGTGAGTCATGATACCACTATTATTTGTGATGTGCAAAATCATAAAGGACTCTCCCTCATCCAATAGCACGCAactgcacaaaatgtatttagtaCTCTTAATTTTCTGCCAATATTTCtttttatacaatatattgcatttttttttttttgcacatcagcatgaacacatccatccatccatccattttctgagccgcttctcctcactagggtcgcgggcgtgctggagcctatcccagctgtcatcgggcaggaggcgggatacaccctgaactggttgccagccaatcgcagggcacatacaaacaaacaaccattcgcactcacagtcacaccaacgggcaatttagagtatccaatttatgcatgtttttgggatgtgggaggaaaccggagtgcccggagaaaacccacgcaggcacggggagaacatgcaaactccacacagtctgggattgaacccgggtcctcagaattgtgaggctgacgctctaaccagtcggccaccgtgccgccgcatgaACACACAACATGGAATATTGCTATGCTATATTTTATATTCACAGTTTtcaacaaatgttattttattaattttaacaCTTGTTAAATTAACAATTAGTATGTGCaataataaatatgtattttggtTCCATAGCACATTTTCCaacgtgtttgggagattttgttgtGCAGGGCTCATTTTGGCCATCATAACTGGCCATCATCTGGGATTTATTtacctaatatatatatatatatatatatataatgtttttgttacacAATTCCCTCCATCTTCTTTCATTCAGTGCAATTCCTCCATGTTGTTGTGTCAGAAGGCCTTTTGGACACGGCCAGAGCCCAAATGATGAAAGTTGATGAGGCAGTTAGCAAAAAATGTGGTTTGTCTACAAGCTGTGGCCATGATTAATCAAGAAGCAAgcacgtgcgcgcgcgcacacgcttGCCTAATCTCTGTATTGATTAGAGAGACACACCACCTCACCTGCGACTGCGCGACGTGCAGATGCGCTTGATGAATGCTCTTCCTTGCTGATTCCATCTCTTCATGTGAATGCCATTAGGCCATATTGAAAGAATACATCATGCGTCACATTAGattcacatttattgactggaaaaaaaggaactaatggcagttttttttttttgtattcaaaacaaTGGGACATAAATATACATTCGCAAACTTGTTAAATtggtgcgcgcgcacacatacGTACATAGtatattgacaaacacacaacatgGAGTCCTCGATTTATGACGGAGATCATAAATCGGTTCCTATGGGTGTGACGGTTCACTGTACACATTCATCGGGTAACGCCGTAAGCTGAGGACTCCCTGTATCCACACCAGTGTCGCGTAGGAACCCATGCAGCGTCAACTGGAGCGCGTGACGTAAGATGCGCGGGTGCGGGGCCCTGTGGGACACCGCCTCAGAGGTGACCTACTTCTCCTGATTGCCAGCAGAAGGCCGCTCCATCAGCTCGCTTTTGTACGCGCTCGCTCAACTGTGGTCCTGTGATGAAGCCCATCACACgtgtacacgtacacacacacgcacgcacgcgcacgcacactgcTGTCATGGAGTCCTGAATTTACAACAGCCATTTATTAGCTTCTCCCTTTATCGGAGAGATGCGGCGCCTGTGATGCATGCGCCCGGCAGCCATTACGGCCCAGATGACGGCGAGATGGCGAGCCGAGCGATGATGGATGAGCCACAAAATGGCTGCGCCACATCAACATGGCGGCGACGCGCACCCAAATGCGAAATGAAGTGAGCGCGTGACAACTATGTACATGGAAAAGTGAAGTAAATGAACAATGGCTAGCATCAATAATACACAAGCGACAACGCCTTCACATTCATATAAATAAACATCCCATaataccccccaccccaccctcgCACTGTTCAAAAAATGAAGACCAGCTTCACCGTGTGTCCTTCAGGAGGTGACACCGTTTGACTCCAAGATGTCCGTCAATGCACAGGTTGAGGAAATCCATCGATGTTCTTTATAAGGCCCATGAGACCGCAGGTGGTCTCTGATAAGAAGATATGCATCAGGGTCTGCTTTTCAAGGGCACACACTGGAATAAAAGGGAGGTCAAAAGGAGGAGAAATGCTCTAGACTGTCAATATGGGGGGTGGGCATGAAGCCAATTTGTTTTCACTGAGGTCCCTTTCCTACCACAAATGATCACGTCATGGAAGGAAGATAGGACCCTGAAAATACCCCCAAAAGTCCAAAGAGGAGAAGATACACTTGTAGTCATTTTCTGCAGGTTGTCAGCAACATATGGCCCACGAGAGCATGTGATCCCGCCTGCAAATTTGGGAAGTGCACCAGATGGAGGACTGCGTACTGGGAATGTCTTCAGGGCTggaccatcatcatcatcatcatcatatctctctctctctctctctctctctctctctctctcacacacacacacggtttgTGGGCCTGTTGAGTTGAcccatgagttttttttttttttttttagccagtcAAACTTGGCTGCCATGCTGCGCTTCcatacaataacaaaaacttCTTTTGATTCAGGCGTCGCCCATCAGTCCAGTATACATGGGTTAAAGTTAGTAGCAATCCGACAAAGACTCTTGCGCAAATTTGCCTTTGAAGAACCCCTGGACATGGCCAAGGTGACTCTAAAATGGttacttcaaactaaaatgccTGActtccagtgttttttttgagtgtctactcatgacagacacGCCTGCCAAATGTCACGTTGCTCAGTCAAACTGACTGGCTTCAGGAGACGAATTTAAACAGAATTTCGGCAGGGTGCAACTGAGAGAATTTTGACCGGGATGAATAGTGTTTTAGGTTTTGGGAAAGCCCTCCAAACGCGTTTGcccaaacaataataattccaAGAGGGCCGCATGCTCTGGCCTTCGAGCACAATTGCTCATGATATATAACGAATGAAATACAGTGGCGCAATGAactacgagtgacccgacttacgagtttttcgaggTAGATGCTGCTTTTCGGCCAttggatttttttgctttgactaaAATTTGAGACAAGTGCTGTGCAATTTAACTCAActtcacaagcagcagtttggcagactgACAACAAAGTATGGAAACaaagcttcaagctgttaattGCCATACCCATCTGAAGATCATTgtcacgataaaaaaaaaactgatttacaTCCCCCATACCTTTGCCTTTAAATCTGCTAGCTTTATGCTAACACAATGGGAAACGCAATAGACAGGCTAGGATCTAAGCTATGTGGCAGAGTTGTACGGGAGGAACGGGGATTTGAACATAAATGGTgtcgacagacaatataacattcTTAATCCTccatgaaaaatgactaatattgttgcagttactgagtcacagtagttgtgaaattCTTTTTCGTTTGTGTCCGCATGGCAgaattatactgccccctgatGGCCAAGGTGCTCACACCAGGAGCCACAATATCAGGATGCACATACTGTTTAAGTCCGTACGTTGTATTTAATGACATcactatgtttttatgaagtacaatattataaagtGATATTTTCCTTAACACactaaactttttttcatttttcttctggGAGGCTGAAcggtttaatggcatttcaatgggggaaaaatGATTTGAGTCGGTGAgcgaacaaattaaactcgtatctcagggcaccactgtaattgCTTATTAGTAGTTCATAAATTTAGCAAGGTCCTTTGAGGAATTTGATGTAGGCAGCAATCTTTTTTTCATGGCGAATCCTTGAAATGGGCAAAGCTGCACACCAAGTTGTGAGCACACTTGATGGCGCAGGCAAAAAAAGCTCAGACATTTGCTTTCAGCTCAAAATGGCTGAcctcctgttcaattttgggtATGGGTCTGACCTTTTCTATGAGTCCTTTAACGAGATTTAAGTTTTTCTAACGTTCCCCTTCTGAATGTGTTTTGGGAGGTTGTGTCGGGGACCCCTAAATACACGGGCCTGTAAAAATGGGTGTATTTCGGTTATGTTGAGGCTCCagtgaagaatttttttttttaatttggaagTATAAGAATCAAGACTGTGATTCCAAGAGGCTATGAAATAAGAAGGTCTTCTTGTCGCGTTAAGGGATATAGTGCAATggataaaaattattattatttgtttttaaaatcactCACTCAGTCTGAACAGGGGTAAGAAAAAGAGCCACCTGTGTAGCAAAAACGGACCATTTGGACTGTTCACTGGAGTGTTTCCTGTTCTCTTCAGGGCACTTTCAGTGTTCCCTCGAGCAAGGCACTGAACccttgtgtgtgtatgaataTCTGCTTCTTGAACTAAAGTGCACACAAAAGCGGGTGTGTGTCAGACTGATGACGGGGTGGGGGAGGTAAGGGAGATGTGGGGGGTTGCGTATCGCCAGAGGTGCTCTGCGAGCCCATCTGCTCGCTCTCGACCTGCGATGATTGCTGGGGAGAAAAGATGGCGCACCAAAACTGCCCAGGGATccactctctctcgctctctctcgctgtcaATGCAGCAGCAGGTCCTTCAGCAGGATGTAATGAGTCACATCCAAGAGAGGAGGAGGTAGAGGGATGCAGAAAGATGGAGGTGGAGGGAAAGCAGGTGATCATGGAAGTTTTTTGGTTgcggggttgggggggggggggggggggggcagatacTGCTCCTGGCAGATTGTTCATTTGTCCTCCATCTGGATCCTTCTGCCTTGTTGCTCTCACCATGAAATGCCCACAGACTCATCTTGTCTTTTCCACTTCTCGAAGCCACACTTTCACAAGCCTCGGCTTGCGTTGGGCTTCATCTTGAGGACCCACTCGCCTCCTGAGTTGCTGTTGTACAAATCCAGCAGGTGTGTGTCGGGGTCCAGGCGGTGCTCGCctaaagcaaacacacacagacacattatttattgctgataaaatttatttttggatgAAAATTCATTGAGCTGACACACTAACACATACATTAGGTAAACGTGTACAATCAAAGCAAGAACTGCATTAAAAGTCTTCAACCACCATTTATTCTTCATGCATTCCAACACAGAGGCTGAACGCAAGCGCTCCATAGAAAGCACAATTAGGAGTCTATCTGCGCTACCTAGTGGCCAGATTGGTGAATTACATCCCGAATCAACCCTCACACAAGTGTCTCTCAATGGATGAAGGACATAAAAGCTTTCGGCCATTTTGAGATCACACGTGTATGTGAGCGTACTATAAATCCATTGTACTATTATTCAGATATAAATAATCATATTTTAGGTACCGTACTCAATCATAAATATATCTATTGTTAGATTAATACATGTCTGATAATGTCAATCAAGTGAGCATTCTTTATCTTTGTTAAAGCAGAACTCCACTCATGTACTGACGACTTTCCCaattgtctcccccccccccccccccccccccccgaacagTTTACGCAGTGTGGGTGTGTTAAAAGTGACTTTTCCCCCCCGATCTGCTCAGAAATCGCTTGTGGCCGACAATTGTAAGTGTTAagcctgttcaatatttacgatgttGCATAAGGGCCTTCTGGCCCCATCAACTCAATAGGCGGGAAGACATGCAAATGGTGCAAATGATCGCATCAGACACTTACCGATGTTCCCTCCCACTTCGTACAGGGCGCACTCCGAATAGGACACAGAGCCATTCCTGTAAAGAGAAACATCATGCGTTTCGATTACATATTCAGAGCTCTGAATGGTCTTGGAACTAAATATATTCAAGACCTTTTAGTTCCCTCATTGGGTTGATGGGTTTGTTGCGTGCAACCAGAACCAACCAAAGTATTGTGTTTCTATGTTCCTCAACTCTGGAACAAACGGAACGAAAAACAGAGAGCTGCTCCAACTGTTTGTAAATTTAAATCTCACCTGGAAATGATTGGTTCAATGAGTTTTCATATATTAAGAATAGTATTTCGTTTTTACAATTTTGCCTTTATTTGGAGATTTTAACTGCCCCTGACGGCTGTTAAATTCAAACATCCATGTTAACAttgaggactggcagtgaatgagctgTATCAGTGgttggtatcggcagccttcacagTACATGATACTGTGGAAGAAAAGGCTCGTATGGGTACGCGCCCATCCCTACGCTTTAAGAAGCAAAGAAATCATGATTGAGAAGATAAAATCacaacatgaattaaaaaaaaaactaaactgtaAAATGATCACTGCCAGTCccccatgttaacatggatatttgaattctaaaaccgtcaatggcagtgaatgagtttttaagacaaaaaaagaaaaaaaatctgacattgagtCAACCCTCCTCGCCAGTAATTGGCGCTGCACACTGCAGCGATTTGACACATCGgtgaatctttatgtgtgtcagaaagaaagaaaggtctatGCACACAACTGTGTGTCATTGTGTTACAGAGGGAATACTTGTGCTGgtatcagtctgaaaaaaaagtggtatcgaacaacccaaaaaaagtgCTAGAGATTTATTTGCCTTGTGTATTAATAGTGCTGTACCAATAATCCTGTCTTTCCTTGCATTACTTTATATCACAGTAGTAGTTGGATTAGAAGCAGTCTATCATTCGAACTGTCACGATTGCACATCATTACCACACTGTAACTACTACCAATACCATTTCTACCATTTTTATTATGCATATTGTTCTCTCTATCCACCCAAATTCCTTTGTTCCTTTCTCTTAAGCCAACCACTTGCTCTGTACCTTCGCCGTTGGCCGTTCCCGGTTTCAGGGCTGAGGATGAACTGGCGGTAAAACTGTGTCAGCAGGTCGGAAGCTCGCGAGTCCCCATTGATCTGGAAGTCCATAGTGCCGCTCACCTGATCCCCGACGTGGATCTTCACCGCGCGGCGTAGCTGCAGGGAGCAGgatcacatttttacaaaaaacttTCGATACACCAAGTTGAATCTATTCTGCTGTAATAATTTGGATTCTTAGGTCAGATCGGAATGAACGTAAAGTACGTGGGAGATACGGATCGAGCCCTGTCATGAACAGTGATCTGTAATTGATACCCCCTAAAAGGGTTGCGAAATGCCAGTAGTGGCCACAAAATGGCACCCAgtacactggttgagaatcactgctatcATGTGATGAAAGACGAAGTCAATGAATTGATGTCactgatattttttcagcatgGTACAGCAGTCACCCAATTTTTTTGTGCCACAGACCTGGTTCACGTGATGACGCCCGGCAAAGAaactaaatcaaacaaaaataacacaacGCTATTACATTGTTGCGCGCATATTATTGGACATCAGATTTTGGCAATGATGATGGAACTTCACTTCACGCTGCCGCCTTCATTCTTCGCCGCCAGTCGGAATATTTTGAGACTAGCGGCAATCGAAATAACTGAAGCTAGCGAGGCTAACTGCTATTCTCACCAACCACCATCTTATTTTCATACTCTCAGAAATGAGCAGACGTACAAAGACTGGGTCTCTGTGTTTGCCAGACATTTCGCTGCTCCACAGTGCGTAATAATTCAGCGACAGCAACGGATGGGCAAGTCGAAAGGCCTCTCTAAATTGGCAAACACACGATTCGAGGTTAGTCGCCTTCAAGCTTCAAACATCGATGCAGAATAGTAAAGTCGAGTCGTCGACAAGTCGAATCATCAGTTCAACCTCTATAATTCACCacattgcacacaaaaacagcaagtcGGCGAGCttttcagcgaataacagaggataggttctaaaaacaaaaacaaaaaaatagcaaagaGGCGACTGTGAGTGCCGAACCGCAAATATGTGGGTGTTCACTTTTTGTAAAAGCTAACCTCTGAGGTATTTTTATCAGGTTTTTCCTTGCTGTCGGTGTGAATCTTCCTCAGAAAGTTCTTGAAGCGGCGATCGTAAAACTGGTAGCGTCGGTTGCTACTCTCGTTCAGCCTCCGCACCTGGTTCATGACAAAATTTGGAATCTGCGGGGAGAGTGCGAGAGGATATCAGCTCAGATCACAATCAGATAAACGGATGCTCGGCGAAAACCAGCGGCCGCCGCGCACCGTCCAAAGCAGGTCCTGGTAGCGGATGAGGAGCCTCATGACGTCAGCGGCCTTCTCCACCTGCCCCTTCTCGGTCCCCTCGGTCAACCTGCTGGGCACGGCCTTGTGGAGGAACAGGTTGGGAGCCATGATGGTTGCCACGGCCCACAGGTTCATCCTGTTCCTCTTCTCCCGGGACACCACCTTGCTGAGGAACTCCAGGAGGGCCTGAGTGACACGCAGAAATGCACTAATGAAGCATCTTTTAGCATCCTTGACATTTCGAgagcttttaaaacaaaaaaaacaaaaaaaaagagactctgAATGATCCTTCATGTTGCAGATGCCTCCACTGGAGCCAAATTGTTCAGGTGCACGTGGACTACGAGACGGCACTATCGGTGTCCGTGTGTGCTTAATGCACACTCTTGTATAACGATATAACAGTGCTTTGGTTCCGCTACCATTTTCAGAACGGCATGAAAGACTGAAATGAAACATTAGGATGATTTTCCACCCGGACGGGAAGACTTTCTACAAGATTTGAGTGGGATTTGATCAGGTCAAAATCTCAGTTTGATGGGGTTCTTCCATGCCAAACTCATCCAAGTAGGCCTTTTATTGACCTTGTTAGGGCACAGAAACACACGAAAGTGACCTTCCCGGAAACTGTTCAAACCGGAAGCATAGAATTGTCTAAAAACGGGGGTTTTTAGAGCACCGTACTTACCGTTTTTCATTTcatggtttatatatatatagctaggCTTGTGATTAAGACTTATGTAAAAAATCAGTTTACGTTGCCACCATAGGAAACGAactccgtcgtaaaccgaggaaccCCTGTATCTAATGCATGGTGCCGCCAATTATGGCGAGAGGAGCAATATTTGCACATGTTTTCAACACTTCCGGTTATGTAGCAAAGCTGAAGGTTGCATCTACATGGTGAAGCAAATGGTTTGCAGCCAAGAAACCAAAACGGCAAAGTGACAATTGAGATGGCGACGACGCGTGGAAGGTTGGGGGGGCAGCTGCTCATGCTCTGCAGGTGCATCACACGCTCCCATTTGATCCTCTGATGGTGAGCTCCACTTAGCCACTTCACAGATTTGACTACATAAGCGAGTGTTCGGTTCAGGGTGAAATTTAACCACACGCTCGCTTATTTGCATAATAAAAGACGGAACCGGCATTGCCAGTGTGCAAGCCGAGTGGACAAAGGCTGAGTGTGCGCCGCCCACTTTCATCGCTAAAAGCttacttgttttgtttgtgtgactgGTGCACTCAAGTGCAACCGCACAATTGGCTATTTTGTATGATTAGAGAGCAGTTACTAGGCAACCGCTGGAATCTCAAGGAGGCTTGGTGGAAAAGGAAGAAAGTCTTGCTCATAAAACATTGAACTAGAAGTAAAAATGTCACTATAAGTGTGTTTGTTCCATGTAATGAATATGCagtctagtgtgtgtgtgcgcgcgcgatTACCTTCAGCGTGTTCCTGTTGGGTTCAGGCAGCAGCAGAATGAGCAGGTTCAACATTTGAAGTTTCTGCTTGAGCTCTGTGACGTCTGGTAAAGCCACaaacaaaaggtggaccaaGTTGAAGACATACACACACGAACGCACACATGCGCATACATTCATTTCCGCTGCGTTTGTGGAAGAGTTATGGGATGTCTCAAGATGGATTGCGTCGTGACAGGGGGGGTCATTAACGTTGCTAGCATATGTCTGTGCTGTGCTCACACGTGCGGTTTACCATCGCGCACCAACCTCCTCACCGAGTCTCCATCAGTGAGCCATCAATCATATTCGTATGGAttcttgttttattaaaatggatgaaaacaaatgtttgttacaCCTCTTGTGACGGAGGATGTAAAAAGAAATCGGGCTCTTTAATCCTTCTGGGAAATTGTTGGCGTGTCTCTGCAGGAAATTGTTTCACTCActtagaagaaaataaataaaatctctctTCTTCTGACCTCTGACGGCGCTAAAGGTGTTGAGGTACTCGGTGGTGAGCAGAGGAGCGGGGAGCTCTCGGATGAATTTCTTGAGCAGCGTGGCGGCGTCATTGGGACTCACTTCCTCCCACTTGATCTGACCTGTGTAGAAGTTGGCCTCCAAGTTCTGCTGCAGCAACTGAGGGCGGAGAGCATGCTTTTACAACATTTTCAAGGGTTATTGATATATATTACTGAATATAATTGATGACCAAAACAAAAGTCTTATTAAGTGCCACAAGGGCAAAATGTCCAGCTCAGTATTAATGAACTTGACTACCACAGCAATAATACTACCATAGCAAGAATAAAGTGCCTGGTTGACTCCCGTATAGTAAGCACTGTCATTTATCCTGAACAAGGaatggaaaaaacatttgaaaaaaaaaaaggagagacaaAAGATCCTTGACAATACATTCAGCAGGTTGTTTTCTTGAGAGCTAAATAGCATCTTCTGCCAGTTTCATTTACTGTCACATGCAAGAGGAAATAGCAGGTGCGATCAAaagcatcattattattattttttgccttaTAAATTGAAGCCGTACTTGCAAGAAAGATTTTAGGTTTAGAATGGGAAACGTATTTTACATTTAAGGGCATATAACTGGAAAAGAAATCAAAACAATCATTTGGTTTGGCTTTGGATGCTCTAATTTCTAATACCTTGATTCTGGACAGAGATCCTGGAACCCGCAGGATGCCCTCAGAATCGACTCCCTTCTTCTCCAGGAATGTCAAAAGCTGACAGAAAGACAATAGAGCAGAGAGAGATTCGGCCATCGACAAGATCCGAAGAGACATTCAGTATCTCAAAGCAAGCATTGCCACCGCATTCGGGGTGTGGTGTCTTACATGATAAGATCTGTCACACGTGTAATGCAAAATTGCGGAACAAAAACCCAAAAGACAGGTGAGGATTCATTAACAGAAAAATGAAGACAgttttactaatcatgtttgcGTGGATAAATAACTATTACTTAGAATATATGTAATACTAAAATACAATTTGCACCTCAACGGTACAAACAACTTGCACTCCAATAATTTGCCCTACAgtggcaaaatatttttaaagattcaataaaggtgattttaccaaaaatatattttaattggtCATTGTCAAGCATATTATACCTTGCAATTATTGTTACAATATTTCttgataaaacaaaacaaaacgatcaattaaaagaaaaaatgctgttttcatcTCAAACCTTTATTTCTTTTCCAATAAGACAcacattaaaatgttactttgggAATCAACCTTATTAGTCAGATGGTCTACtataaagtctaaaaataatTCAGAAGAAATGATCACAACTCGGATGATAATACGTCTCTTTTAGTGTACCACTGCCTTACTAACAGCGGGACGCGGGACAGTTATGTGCTTAGCTACAGTAGGGCATTCTGGGAATTGTAGTGCATGTGCTGACCTCCAGCTCTGATAACagatccttttaaaaaaaaaaaaaaaaaaaaaaaaaaagatccaattGTCCCAAAACAAATTGAGGTTGTAGTActagaaaaatataataattcccACGACGATTTAATTTAGGAGGACTTCAGAATCTCTGAAAAGGGTCTAAAAACGCCAAGGCTCAAGGGACAAATGGACTCCTACCCGCTCTCTGACAGCACACCTCCACAACACACACTTTATACAAAACATCTTCTCTTACCTCCTGCAGGAGGAGAGGCGTGGTCGCCGCCGCCTTCACTTTTTGGTCGTTCTCCAGCAGCGTGGCCAGCGGCACGCCGAACAACGGGCTCTCTGATAAAACATATTCACCTCTTCTTTAGTTTTAACTTCATCTTGTCTAATTCCGTCAACAGTACTGTATCATGAAGATTGTGTGTCGAATCTAAGATTCATTGTTTACAATGAAGTCATGTCGGGCTAATTGGTGTACAATCGCTGTGCAGGAAGCTGAAGAAACATTGTTCTGCTCTATATTGGCACGCTGACAAAGACGAAACAATGAGACCTGTTTCTCCCGTGTTGTCTATAAAAATCTTCcacacattttttgtgtgtgtgcgtgcgtgagagagagagcgagagagagagagagagagacagagacagagagagagagagagatgccaTACCTGTCAATTTCCTCTTGGCCGTCTTGTGCCGTTTCACCTCCAGGCCGATGAGGTCGCACAGCGCCGTCATGTCGATGAGAGCTAACTGGCGCACCTTCTTCATGTCGGCGTGAGACAGGTCTTGAATTCGAGTGACTCCCAGGCGGTACTTGGCGCAGATCACCCGCTGGTGACGATTGGCAGCGAGACAATGGCGGTGAAGaggaagaaggggggggggggggggggggggggggggggggggggggggggggtggacgaGAAGGAATggttaaataaacaaaaggcAGCTCGGGCTGTTTAATCACATTATCACATCTGAAGAGATCATTCTGACATTCGCAGATAGTTGAGTGGATATACAACTTATACGACAATAAACAACAACATCAGGTGGAGATGTACAACCTCAAAAATATAAAGGTGACCTTTACAAGCTGTGAAAGATCTACAGCGCTTATGCTCGTGCTTATTCGTTAGAATGTACCGAACGGCagcgcagtagtaaagtcacaaTGACAGCAAGTAGTAAGAAAACAGTTCTAGaccataaatatttaaaaaaaagaaaagaaaaactaactAGTTCATTGAGCACTGTTCTTAGTTGGGAGTGTTGTAAACCAAGGATCCCCTGTGCTGCTGGACAAAATGTAAACTGACACTTATTACTGCGACTATTTGACTTGGCTTGTGGCCTACTTTTAACCCGAAACgcagaaataaaaatagaaaccaCACAGCGACTTCAGTTGACACCAGGGTCGCATCAAATGCACGCCTATAACGACCATCACTGTGTAATTACAACGGCATCCAAGGTAGTGTGCTGATGTGTGTCAAGAACGGAgaggcatcttttttttttataaaacaaatacagacCCATCAAAGTGATAATTTGGGCTTACGGGCAAGAGAGAGCCAGCGGGTTGGATCCTTACAGGCAAGGTGCTGTCCTGCCTCCTTCGC from Phycodurus eques isolate BA_2022a chromosome 10, UOR_Pequ_1.1, whole genome shotgun sequence includes:
- the LOC133408909 gene encoding rho GTPase-activating protein 40 isoform X1 — its product is MGGREKVMVTRALGPTVQFTRWNNIRLRPAQKPLRIRNLKSSSQKKKSRDPSPTEMSVEPWASPQDQAAAEHSAHTPPPSPPSQDQEQHPDKLCFDSFWTEVETIRQGGGLADLDSTRRDSRQSEEGEQEEQWLADAGLSNLISEGSEDVENAVLLSTLTRTQAEAVQRRLDSYTMSLRKRNKPAPRHVRDIFATPIHQGLSESQRSEELAQNSVASVSKTPLSAPTEEFFFTDVAYCEQAVIFLKQAKLPQNNVQRRRQDSTLPVRIQPAGSLLPRVICAKYRLGVTRIQDLSHADMKKVRQLALIDMTALCDLIGLEVKRHKTAKRKLTESPLFGVPLATLLENDQKVKAAATTPLLLQELLTFLEKKGVDSEGILRVPGSLSRIKLLQQNLEANFYTGQIKWEEVSPNDAATLLKKFIRELPAPLLTTEYLNTFSAVRDVTELKQKLQMLNLLILLLPEPNRNTLKALLEFLSKVVSREKRNRMNLWAVATIMAPNLFLHKAVPSRLTEGTEKGQVEKAADVMRLLIRYQDLLWTIPNFVMNQVRRLNESSNRRYQFYDRRFKNFLRKIHTDSKEKPDKNTSELRRAVKIHVGDQVSGTMDFQINGDSRASDLLTQFYRQFILSPETGNGQRRRNGSVSYSECALYEVGGNIGEHRLDPDTHLLDLYNSNSGGEWVLKMKPNASRGL
- the LOC133408909 gene encoding rho GTPase-activating protein 40 isoform X3, with the protein product MPWRRGGSVALLLLSGRGIGRAKARDPSPTEMSVEPWASPQDQAAAEHSAHTPPPSPPSQDQEQHPDKLCFDSFWTEVETIRQGGGLADLDSTRRDSRQSEEGEQEEQWLADAGLSNLISEGSEDVENAVLLSTLTRTQAEAVQRRLDSYTMSLRKRNKPAPRHVRDIFATPIHQGLSESQRSEELAQNSVASVSKTPLSAPTEEFFFTDVAYCEQAVIFLKQAKLPQNNVQRRRQDSTLPVRIQPAGSLLPRVICAKYRLGVTRIQDLSHADMKKVRQLALIDMTALCDLIGLEVKRHKTAKRKLTESPLFGVPLATLLENDQKVKAAATTPLLLQELLTFLEKKGVDSEGILRVPGSLSRIKLLQQNLEANFYTGQIKWEEVSPNDAATLLKKFIRELPAPLLTTEYLNTFSAVRDVTELKQKLQMLNLLILLLPEPNRNTLKALLEFLSKVVSREKRNRMNLWAVATIMAPNLFLHKAVPSRLTEGTEKGQVEKAADVMRLLIRYQDLLWTIPNFVMNQVRRLNESSNRRYQFYDRRFKNFLRKIHTDSKEKPDKNTSELRRAVKIHVGDQVSGTMDFQINGDSRASDLLTQFYRQFILSPETGNGQRRRNGSVSYSECALYEVGGNIGEHRLDPDTHLLDLYNSNSGGEWVLKMKPNASRGL
- the LOC133408909 gene encoding rho GTPase-activating protein 40 isoform X2, whose amino-acid sequence is MGGREKVMVTRALGPTVQFTRWNNIRLRPAQKPLRIRNLKSSSQKKKSRDPSPTEMSVEPWASPQDQAAAEHSAHTPPPSPPSQDQEQHPDKLCFDSFWTEVETIRQGGGLADLDSTRRDSRQSEEGEQEEQWLADAGLSNLISEGSEDVENAVLLSTLTRTQAEAVQRRLDSYTMSLRKRNKPAPRHVRDIFATPIHQGLSESQRSEELAQNSVASVSKTPLSAPTEEFFFTDVAYCEQAVIFLKQAKLPQNNVQRRRQDSTLPRVICAKYRLGVTRIQDLSHADMKKVRQLALIDMTALCDLIGLEVKRHKTAKRKLTESPLFGVPLATLLENDQKVKAAATTPLLLQELLTFLEKKGVDSEGILRVPGSLSRIKLLQQNLEANFYTGQIKWEEVSPNDAATLLKKFIRELPAPLLTTEYLNTFSAVRDVTELKQKLQMLNLLILLLPEPNRNTLKALLEFLSKVVSREKRNRMNLWAVATIMAPNLFLHKAVPSRLTEGTEKGQVEKAADVMRLLIRYQDLLWTIPNFVMNQVRRLNESSNRRYQFYDRRFKNFLRKIHTDSKEKPDKNTSELRRAVKIHVGDQVSGTMDFQINGDSRASDLLTQFYRQFILSPETGNGQRRRNGSVSYSECALYEVGGNIGEHRLDPDTHLLDLYNSNSGGEWVLKMKPNASRGL